In Methanothermobacter sp., a genomic segment contains:
- a CDS encoding 30S ribosomal protein S12, with amino-acid sequence MPGLFAAKKLKSKRQKFRWKDTHYKRRSLRLDVKADPLEGAPQARGIVIEKVGIEAKQPNSAIRKCVRVQLIKNGKQITAFAPGDGAIGFIDEHDEVVVEGIGGPSGRSMGDIPGVRWKVTKVNNVSLQEMVKGKIEKPVR; translated from the coding sequence TTGCCAGGATTATTCGCAGCAAAAAAACTCAAAAGCAAGAGGCAGAAATTCAGATGGAAGGACACCCACTACAAGAGGAGATCACTTCGCCTTGATGTTAAGGCCGACCCCCTTGAAGGCGCACCCCAGGCAAGGGGCATAGTGATTGAAAAGGTGGGTATAGAGGCAAAACAGCCAAACTCAGCAATAAGGAAATGTGTGAGGGTCCAGTTAATCAAAAACGGTAAACAGATCACAGCCTTCGCACCTGGAGACGGCGCTATTGGTTTTATCGATGAGCACGATGAAGTCGTTGTTGAGGGTATTGGTGGACCATCAGGAAGATCCATGGGTGATATTCCTGGTGTGAGGTGGAAGGTTACAAAGGTCAACAATGTTTCCCTGCAGGAAATGGTTAAGGGGAAAATAGAAAAACCTGTGAGGTAA
- the tuf gene encoding translation elongation factor EF-1 subunit alpha, producing the protein MAKEKEHMNLAFIGHVDHGKSTLVGHLLLQAGAIAEQQLAEGEDKFRFVMDRLAEERERGVTIDLAHAKFETDKYEFTIVDCPGHRDFVKNMITGASQADAAVLVVAVDDGIMPQTKEHVFLARTLGINQLIVAINKMDLVNYDEEKFNALKDEVAALIKTVGYKPSDVEFIPLSAFEGDNITAKSDKTAWYKGKTLVEALDELEAPEKPVDLPLRIPIQDVYSITGVGTVPVGRVETGVLKKGENVIFEPAGVSGEVKSIEMHHEMIEQAEPGDNIGFNVRGVGKNDIRRGDVAGHLDNPPKVAKEFTAQIVVLQHPGVITVGYTPVFHCHTAQVACTFLELVQKMNPATGQVEEENPDFLKTGNAAVVKVKPTKPLVIEKIKDIPHMGRFAIRDMGQTVAAGMCIDLVPAK; encoded by the coding sequence ATGGCTAAAGAAAAAGAACACATGAACCTGGCGTTTATTGGACACGTAGACCATGGAAAATCCACACTAGTGGGACACCTGCTTCTTCAGGCAGGGGCAATCGCCGAGCAGCAGCTGGCTGAGGGTGAGGACAAGTTCAGGTTCGTTATGGACAGACTCGCTGAAGAAAGGGAAAGGGGAGTTACAATTGACCTTGCACACGCAAAATTCGAAACAGACAAGTACGAATTCACCATCGTGGACTGCCCTGGACACCGTGACTTCGTTAAGAACATGATCACAGGTGCATCCCAGGCAGACGCTGCAGTCCTAGTGGTGGCAGTCGACGATGGTATAATGCCCCAGACAAAGGAGCACGTCTTCCTAGCAAGGACACTGGGTATAAACCAGCTAATAGTCGCCATCAACAAGATGGACCTTGTCAACTACGACGAAGAAAAATTCAACGCCCTCAAGGATGAGGTTGCAGCCCTCATCAAAACAGTTGGTTACAAGCCAAGCGACGTTGAATTCATACCCCTCTCAGCCTTCGAGGGTGACAACATAACCGCCAAGAGCGACAAGACAGCATGGTACAAGGGTAAAACACTCGTTGAAGCACTAGATGAACTTGAAGCACCTGAAAAACCTGTGGACCTTCCACTGAGGATACCCATACAGGACGTGTACTCCATCACAGGTGTGGGTACAGTCCCAGTTGGACGTGTAGAGACAGGGGTCCTCAAGAAGGGTGAAAACGTCATATTTGAACCAGCAGGTGTCAGTGGAGAAGTTAAATCCATCGAAATGCACCACGAAATGATAGAACAGGCAGAACCCGGTGATAACATAGGTTTCAACGTGAGGGGTGTCGGTAAAAACGACATCAGAAGGGGAGACGTTGCAGGACACCTGGACAATCCGCCAAAGGTTGCCAAGGAGTTCACAGCACAGATCGTTGTTCTCCAGCATCCAGGTGTCATAACAGTCGGTTACACACCTGTATTCCACTGCCACACAGCACAGGTTGCCTGCACATTCCTTGAACTTGTGCAGAAAATGAACCCTGCAACAGGTCAGGTTGAAGAGGAAAACCCAGACTTCCTCAAAACAGGTAACGCTGCTGTCGTGAAGGTCAAACCAACCAAGCCACTGGTCATTGAAAAGATAAAGGACATCCCACACATGGGAAGGTTCGCCATAAGGGACATGGGACAGACAGTGGCTGCTGGAATGTGTATAGACCTCGTGCCAGCAAAATAA
- the rpsG gene encoding 30S ribosomal protein S7 codes for MSLVFDKWELEEVKVEDMGLAKYICLDSILVPHTMGRHVKRQFAKSKVSIVERLINKVMRTERNSGKKNKAYKIVKEAFEIINRRTKENPVQVLVKAVENTSPREETTRIKYGGIGYQVAVDISPQRRVDLSLGFITKGAMQAAFKNKKSIEECLANEIMLAAEYDTRSFAIQKKEEKERIARSAH; via the coding sequence ATGAGTCTAGTTTTTGATAAATGGGAACTGGAGGAAGTCAAGGTTGAGGATATGGGCCTTGCAAAGTACATATGCCTTGACAGTATCCTGGTTCCCCACACAATGGGAAGACACGTTAAGAGGCAGTTTGCAAAGTCAAAGGTTTCAATAGTTGAGAGACTGATAAACAAGGTTATGAGGACCGAGAGGAACTCAGGTAAAAAGAACAAGGCCTACAAGATAGTGAAGGAGGCCTTTGAAATCATAAACCGGAGGACCAAGGAGAACCCAGTCCAGGTCCTTGTTAAGGCCGTCGAAAACACCTCCCCAAGGGAGGAGACCACAAGGATCAAGTACGGTGGTATAGGTTACCAGGTTGCGGTTGACATATCCCCACAGAGGAGGGTGGACCTTTCCCTCGGATTCATAACCAAGGGTGCAATGCAGGCAGCATTCAAGAACAAGAAATCCATAGAGGAATGCCTTGCAAACGAGATAATGCTGGCTGCAGAGTATGACACAAGAAGCTTTGCAATCCAGAAGAAGGAAGAGAAAGAAAGGATAGCCAGATCCGCACATTAA
- a CDS encoding 50S ribosomal protein L30e, with protein sequence MDIDRGIRVAVDTGNVILGSKRTIQSLKLGKGKLVVIASNIPEDLREDIEYYAELSDIPVYTHEGTSVELGSLCGKPFIVGALLIQDPGDSTILEMVG encoded by the coding sequence ATGGACATAGATAGAGGAATACGAGTCGCTGTAGATACTGGTAATGTTATCCTTGGATCAAAGAGGACAATTCAGAGCCTCAAACTGGGTAAGGGTAAGCTGGTGGTAATCGCCAGTAACATTCCAGAGGATCTCAGAGAGGACATAGAATACTATGCAGAGCTCTCAGATATTCCGGTTTACACCCATGAGGGCACCAGCGTTGAACTGGGATCCCTCTGCGGTAAACCATTCATAGTAGGGGCGCTCTTAATTCAGGATCCAGGTGATTCAACAATACTGGAAATGGTGGGGTAG
- a CDS encoding NusA-like transcription termination signal-binding factor, with protein sequence MTIKFTTNEIRYIALFESMTGAMVKDCIVDDENGKVTFLVKKGDMGLAIGKKGSTVAKVQKALDKGVEVIEHSNDPVEFIKNLMAPAKIRSIRILQKENGEKIATVETDPKNKRIAIGRGGQNIERARLLARRQHNISNIIIK encoded by the coding sequence GTGACCATCAAATTTACCACAAACGAGATAAGATACATTGCACTCTTTGAAAGCATGACCGGTGCAATGGTGAAGGACTGCATTGTGGATGACGAAAATGGCAAGGTAACATTCCTTGTGAAAAAGGGTGACATGGGCCTTGCCATTGGTAAAAAGGGAAGTACAGTAGCCAAGGTCCAGAAGGCACTCGACAAGGGTGTTGAGGTAATCGAACACTCCAACGACCCCGTGGAGTTCATAAAGAACCTCATGGCACCCGCCAAGATAAGGAGTATCAGGATACTGCAGAAGGAAAACGGTGAAAAAATAGCAACAGTGGAAACCGATCCAAAGAATAAGAGAATCGCCATTGGACGCGGCGGACAGAACATTGAAAGGGCCAGGTTACTGGCCAGAAGACAGCACAACATAAGCAATATTATAATAAAATAA
- a CDS encoding elongation factor EF-2: MSRRAKMISKIKELMYQPEYIRNIGIVAHIDHGKTTLSDNLLAGAGMISAELAGDQRFLDFDEQEQARGITIDAANVSMVHSYNGKEYLINLIDTPGHVDFGGDVTRAMRAVDGAVVVVCAVEGIMPQTETVLRQALKENVRPVLFINKVDRLINELKLDASELQERFIKIIANANKLIKNMAPEEFRDKWQVRVEDGSVAFGSAYHNWAINVPIMQETGINFNDIYKYCKEDNQKELAQKVPLHQVLLGMVVEHLPSPAKSQAYRVPIIWSGDLESEEGQAMLKTDPNGPLAVMVTDVSIDKHAGEVATGRVYGGTIEKGSEVFLVGSHSKARVQQVGVYMGPERVNTDKVPAGNIVAITGAKNAVAGETICDTGRKIKAFEGLEHISEPVVTVAVEAKNTKDLPKLIEVLRQVGKEDPTVRVEINEETGEHLISGMGELHLEIIAYRINEKGVEIETSEPIVVYRETVSGTAGPVEGKSPNKHNRFYIEIEPLEESVMQAIQEGKIKEGRIKGKEAAKDFIEAGMDKEEARRVWDVYEKNLFINMTRGIQYLDEIKELLLDGFESAMDNGPIAKEKVMGVKIKLMDAKIHEDAVHRGPAQVLPAIRKGIFGAMMSAEPTMLEPIQKVFINVPQDYMGSATREIQNRRGQIINMTQEGDMVTVESVVPVAEMFGFAGDIRSATEGRCLWSTENAGFEKLPNELQHTIIREVRTRKGLSPEPYSADHYLG; encoded by the coding sequence GTGAGCAGACGTGCAAAAATGATTAGCAAGATTAAGGAGCTCATGTACCAGCCGGAATACATCCGTAACATCGGTATAGTGGCACACATCGACCATGGTAAAACAACCCTCTCAGATAACCTCCTGGCTGGTGCAGGCATGATCTCCGCTGAACTGGCCGGGGATCAGCGTTTCCTTGACTTCGACGAACAGGAACAGGCAAGGGGTATCACCATTGACGCAGCAAACGTTTCAATGGTCCACTCCTATAATGGAAAAGAATACCTCATCAACCTCATAGACACCCCCGGTCACGTGGACTTTGGGGGTGACGTTACAAGGGCCATGAGGGCTGTGGACGGTGCTGTTGTTGTCGTATGCGCAGTTGAGGGTATAATGCCCCAGACAGAAACCGTGCTGAGACAGGCCCTCAAGGAAAATGTCAGGCCCGTCCTCTTTATCAACAAGGTTGACAGGCTCATAAATGAACTCAAACTTGACGCCAGTGAGCTCCAGGAGAGATTCATAAAAATCATTGCCAATGCAAACAAACTCATCAAGAACATGGCCCCTGAAGAATTCAGGGACAAGTGGCAGGTCCGTGTGGAGGATGGAAGCGTTGCCTTCGGTTCAGCATACCACAACTGGGCCATAAACGTCCCGATAATGCAGGAGACAGGTATAAACTTCAATGACATTTACAAGTACTGTAAGGAGGACAACCAGAAGGAACTCGCCCAGAAGGTACCCCTCCACCAGGTGCTCCTCGGAATGGTGGTTGAGCACCTCCCAAGCCCCGCCAAGTCCCAGGCATACAGGGTGCCCATCATATGGTCAGGGGACCTTGAAAGCGAGGAAGGACAGGCAATGCTCAAAACAGACCCCAACGGCCCCCTTGCAGTTATGGTTACAGATGTGAGTATAGACAAACATGCAGGGGAAGTTGCAACTGGACGTGTCTACGGCGGTACAATAGAGAAGGGAAGCGAGGTCTTCCTTGTTGGTTCACACAGCAAGGCACGTGTCCAGCAGGTCGGTGTCTACATGGGACCCGAAAGGGTCAACACCGACAAGGTTCCTGCAGGTAACATAGTCGCAATAACCGGTGCAAAGAACGCTGTTGCAGGTGAAACAATCTGTGACACAGGAAGAAAGATAAAGGCATTCGAGGGTCTCGAACACATATCAGAACCCGTGGTTACAGTTGCAGTTGAGGCCAAGAATACCAAGGACCTTCCAAAACTCATAGAGGTCCTCAGACAAGTTGGTAAGGAGGACCCAACAGTAAGGGTTGAGATCAACGAGGAGACCGGTGAGCACCTCATCTCAGGTATGGGTGAACTTCACCTTGAGATCATAGCCTACAGGATAAACGAAAAGGGTGTTGAGATAGAGACCTCAGAGCCCATAGTGGTGTACAGGGAAACGGTTTCAGGAACCGCAGGCCCAGTTGAGGGTAAATCACCCAACAAGCACAACAGATTCTACATAGAAATTGAACCCCTTGAAGAATCAGTGATGCAGGCAATACAGGAAGGTAAGATAAAAGAAGGCCGTATTAAGGGTAAGGAAGCCGCGAAAGACTTCATAGAGGCAGGTATGGACAAGGAAGAGGCTAGAAGGGTGTGGGACGTCTATGAGAAGAACCTCTTCATCAACATGACCCGTGGTATCCAGTACCTTGACGAGATAAAGGAGCTACTCCTTGATGGTTTCGAAAGCGCAATGGACAATGGTCCCATAGCCAAGGAAAAGGTTATGGGTGTTAAGATAAAGCTCATGGACGCCAAGATCCACGAGGATGCAGTCCACAGGGGTCCGGCCCAGGTTTTACCCGCCATAAGGAAGGGTATATTCGGTGCCATGATGTCTGCCGAGCCGACGATGCTTGAACCCATTCAGAAGGTGTTCATCAACGTGCCCCAGGACTACATGGGAAGCGCAACCCGTGAGATACAGAACAGGCGTGGACAGATCATTAACATGACCCAGGAGGGTGACATGGTAACCGTTGAATCCGTGGTACCTGTGGCAGAGATGTTCGGATTCGCAGGTGATATCAGGTCAGCCACTGAGGGAAGATGTCTCTGGTCAACAGAGAACGCTGGATTCGAGAAACTGCCAAATGAACTGCAGCACACAATAATAAGGGAGGTAAGGACCAGGAAGGGTCTAAGCCCTGAACCTTACAGCGCAGACCACTACCTGGGTTAA